A single window of Streptomyces sudanensis DNA harbors:
- the lepA gene encoding translation elongation factor 4 codes for MPATPTHVPEPSRTDPALIRNFCIIAHIDHGKSTLADRMLQLTGVVEQRQMRAQYLDRMDIERERGITIKSQAVRLPWAPTEGELRGTTHILNMIDTPGHVDFTYEVSRSLAACEGTILLVDAAQGIEAQTLANLYLAMENDLAIVPVLNKIDLPAAQPEKFAEELANLVGCEPDDVMRVSAKTGLGVEALLDRVVRDVPAPVGVADAPARAMIFDSVYDSYRGVVTYVRVVDGQLNKRERIRMMSTGATHELLEIGTNSPEMLAADGLGVGEVGYLITGVKDVRQSKVGDTITSQSKGAQEALGGYKDPKPMVFSGLYPLDGSDYPELRDALDKLQLNDAALVYEPETSAALGFGFRVGFLGLLHLDVIRERLEREFGLDLIATAPNVVYRVVMEDGSEHTVTNPSEFPEGKIAEVYEPVVRATILAPSEFIGSIMELCQNRRGTLLGMDYLSEDRVEIRYTLPLAEIVFDFFDQLKSKTRGYASLDYEPTGEQSSSLVKVDILLHGDKVDAFSAITHKDAAYAYGVRLVAKLRELIPRQAFEVPIQAAIGSRVIARETIRAIRKDVLAKCYGGDISRKRKLLEKQKEGKKRMKMVGSVEVPQEAFIAVLSSDESGGKAKK; via the coding sequence GTGCCCGCGACCCCTACCCACGTGCCCGAGCCGAGCCGTACCGACCCGGCGCTGATCCGCAACTTCTGCATCATCGCGCACATCGACCACGGCAAGTCGACCCTTGCCGACCGGATGCTCCAGCTGACCGGCGTGGTCGAGCAGCGGCAGATGCGCGCCCAGTACCTCGACCGCATGGACATCGAGCGCGAGCGCGGCATCACCATCAAGTCCCAGGCGGTCCGTCTGCCCTGGGCGCCCACCGAGGGCGAGCTGCGGGGCACCACCCACATCCTCAACATGATCGACACCCCGGGGCACGTGGACTTCACGTACGAGGTGTCGCGCTCCCTCGCCGCCTGCGAGGGCACGATCCTCCTCGTCGACGCGGCCCAGGGCATCGAGGCGCAGACCCTGGCCAACCTGTACCTGGCGATGGAGAACGACCTCGCCATCGTCCCGGTCCTCAACAAGATCGACCTCCCGGCCGCCCAGCCGGAGAAGTTCGCCGAGGAGCTGGCGAACCTGGTGGGCTGCGAGCCCGACGACGTGATGCGGGTGTCGGCCAAGACGGGCCTGGGCGTCGAGGCCCTCCTCGACCGCGTCGTCAGGGACGTGCCGGCCCCGGTGGGCGTCGCCGACGCCCCCGCCCGCGCGATGATCTTCGACTCGGTCTACGACTCGTACCGGGGCGTCGTCACCTACGTCCGCGTCGTCGACGGACAGCTCAACAAGCGCGAGCGCATCCGCATGATGTCGACCGGCGCCACCCACGAGCTGCTGGAGATCGGCACCAACTCGCCGGAGATGCTCGCGGCCGACGGCCTCGGCGTGGGCGAGGTGGGCTACCTGATCACCGGTGTGAAGGACGTCCGCCAGTCGAAGGTCGGCGACACGATCACCAGCCAGTCGAAGGGGGCCCAGGAGGCGCTCGGCGGCTACAAGGACCCCAAGCCGATGGTGTTCTCCGGCCTGTACCCGCTGGACGGCTCGGACTACCCGGAGCTGCGCGACGCCCTGGACAAGCTCCAGCTCAACGACGCCGCCCTGGTGTACGAGCCGGAGACCTCCGCGGCGCTCGGCTTCGGCTTCCGCGTGGGCTTCCTCGGCCTGCTCCACCTGGACGTGATCCGCGAGCGCCTGGAGCGGGAGTTCGGCCTCGACCTGATCGCCACCGCGCCGAACGTGGTCTACCGGGTCGTGATGGAGGACGGCAGCGAGCACACCGTCACCAACCCGAGCGAGTTCCCCGAGGGCAAGATCGCCGAGGTGTACGAGCCGGTCGTCCGCGCCACGATCCTCGCGCCGTCCGAGTTCATCGGCTCGATCATGGAGCTGTGCCAGAACCGCCGCGGCACCCTCCTGGGCATGGACTACCTCTCCGAGGACCGCGTCGAGATCCGCTACACCCTGCCCCTCGCCGAGATCGTCTTCGACTTCTTCGACCAGCTGAAGTCCAAGACCCGCGGCTACGCGTCCCTGGACTACGAGCCCACCGGCGAGCAGAGCAGCTCCCTGGTGAAGGTCGACATCCTGCTGCACGGCGACAAGGTCGACGCCTTCTCCGCCATCACCCACAAGGACGCGGCGTACGCGTACGGCGTGCGGCTGGTGGCGAAGCTGCGCGAGCTCATCCCGCGGCAGGCGTTCGAGGTGCCGATCCAGGCGGCCATCGGTTCCCGGGTCATCGCCCGCGAGACGATCCGCGCCATCCGCAAGGACGTCCTCGCCAAGTGCTACGGCGGTGACATCTCCCGGAAGCGGAAGCTGCTGGAGAAGCAGAAGGAGGGCAAGAAGCGGATGAAGATGGTCGGCTCCGTGGAGGTTCCGCAGGAGGCCTTCATCGCGGTGCTGTCCAGCGACGAGTCCGGGGGCAAGGCCAAGAAGTAG
- the rpsT gene encoding 30S ribosomal protein S20, protein MANIKSQIKRNKTNEKARLRNKAVKSSLKTAIRKAREAAASGDVEKATAATREASRKLDKAVSKGVIHKNAAANKKSALASKLTALQG, encoded by the coding sequence GTGGCGAACATCAAGTCCCAGATCAAGCGGAACAAGACGAACGAGAAGGCGCGCCTGCGCAACAAGGCCGTCAAGTCGTCGCTCAAGACCGCGATTCGCAAGGCCCGTGAGGCCGCCGCCTCCGGCGACGTCGAGAAGGCCACCGCGGCCACTCGCGAGGCGTCCCGCAAGCTGGACAAGGCCGTCTCCAAGGGCGTCATCCACAAGAACGCCGCCGCCAACAAGAAGTCGGCGCTGGCGTCCAAGCTGACCGCCCTGCAGGGCTGA